Proteins co-encoded in one Thermococcus sp. genomic window:
- a CDS encoding glycosyltransferase family 4 protein, producing the protein MKILMVSPYFYPEGGGLERYAYEMALEMKKENDVTVVCSTKGKSRDETLEGIKVIRRRPLFVVSNTPVRLSLPFELLYLLKREKFDVIITHTPVPFYADVASLVAKLYGVPFVVYYHVGKLEKGSWVDKIALLYSQTLERVTLAGARLFAVSHYVARLLFNRGFKAKVRYPRISEVFLHGHPEYGGEYILFVGQLTRAHRWKNLSLVLDAFAKLLEILPWERLVVVGGGELLDYYHQLVKRIGIEDSVTFSGFVSDIKLLEYYKNAKVLVLPSSENEAFGKVVLEAMAVGTPVIVSNLGEFPIVVEHGKEGLVIKPEVEELVSSIVMLLENEKLRRKMAVIARRRAEALMGASRV; encoded by the coding sequence GTGAAAATTCTTATGGTTTCCCCTTACTTTTATCCTGAGGGGGGAGGTCTCGAGAGGTATGCGTATGAAATGGCCCTGGAAATGAAAAAAGAAAACGATGTTACGGTTGTGTGTTCCACAAAAGGTAAATCTCGGGATGAAACTCTAGAGGGCATTAAAGTTATTAGGCGTCGCCCTCTTTTTGTTGTGTCAAATACTCCTGTTAGGCTATCCCTTCCTTTTGAACTTTTGTACCTCCTTAAACGGGAGAAATTTGACGTTATAATTACTCACACACCAGTACCGTTCTATGCAGATGTTGCGTCTTTAGTGGCAAAGCTTTATGGAGTCCCCTTTGTTGTCTACTATCATGTGGGAAAGTTAGAAAAAGGTTCATGGGTTGATAAGATAGCCCTTCTGTATTCACAAACCCTGGAAAGGGTTACCCTCGCGGGTGCAAGACTATTTGCAGTTTCCCATTATGTGGCTCGGCTTCTTTTTAATAGGGGGTTTAAAGCAAAGGTTCGATATCCGAGAATTTCTGAGGTCTTTTTGCATGGGCATCCGGAATATGGTGGTGAGTACATTCTCTTTGTAGGCCAGCTAACTAGGGCTCATCGCTGGAAAAATTTATCTCTGGTACTCGATGCATTTGCCAAACTTCTAGAAATCCTGCCTTGGGAGAGACTTGTAGTTGTTGGCGGGGGTGAACTTCTGGACTATTATCATCAGCTAGTTAAACGAATAGGTATTGAAGATTCTGTGACGTTTAGTGGGTTTGTGAGTGATATAAAACTCCTTGAGTACTACAAAAACGCCAAAGTTTTGGTACTTCCCTCTTCTGAGAATGAGGCCTTTGGAAAGGTTGTCCTTGAGGCAATGGCAGTTGGAACGCCGGTCATTGTGAGCAATCTTGGTGAATTCCCTATTGTGGTTGAGCACGGTAAAGAGGGCTTGGTTATCAAACCTGAGGTCGAGGAGCTCGTCAGTTCCATTGTAATGCTCTTGGAAAATGAGAAACTTAGGAGGAAAATGGCTGTCATTGCGAGAAGACGAGCGGAAGCGCTTATGGGTGCCTCCAGAGTGTAA